The sequence below is a genomic window from Kitasatospora kifunensis.
CGCCGGGCCGCCGGACGGGCCCTAGAACCGACGCCGGGGCCGCCGGTTCAGACGAGCAGCGTGCCGCCCTCCACCATGACGACCGTGCCGGTGGCGTGGCGCTGGCGCATGAGGTAGGCGTAGGCCTCGGCCACGTCCTCGACCTCGGCGATCCGCCCGAGCGGAAGAGTGGCGGCGGTCTGCTCGTACCACTGTTCGCGCGCGCCCTCGTCCATGTCCGACCAGAGTGGCGAGCGCACCACACCGGCGGTGACGGCGTTGACCCGGATCGGGGCCAACTCGAGGGCGAGCGCCCGGACCAGGGCCTCCACGGCTCCGCAGACGCTCGCGGCGAGCGCCCAGCCGGGTACCGGACGATGCCCCGCGGTACCGCTGGTCAGCGTCACGGAGCCGCCCGGACGCAGGAACGGCATCGCCGCACTGACGGCGGACAGGGCGCCGAAGTACCGCACCGCGAAGAAGTCCTGTGCCTGGCGCAGGTCCAGGGCGTCCATCCGGGTCAGGGGCAGCGGCTCACCGGCGGTGTAGGCGAGGTGGTCGAAGGAGCCGACGCGCTCGAAGAGGGCGGCGACCTGGCTCGGCTCCCTGAGGTCCGCGACCTCGCCGCCGGCTCCCGCCGGCAGGCTGGAAAGCGCCTTCGCGACCTTCTCCTGGCTGCTGGAGACGACCACCACCTCGGCGCCGTCCCGCGCCACCAGCGCCGCGGTGGCGAGTCCGATGCCCGAGGTACCGCCGAGGACGACGACACGCTGACCGGTGAAGCTCATAGAAGCCCTTTCCCATGCTGCTGCTGCGTCAGGAAGGCTCCGCACCCGGGA
It includes:
- a CDS encoding SDR family oxidoreductase; the protein is MSFTGQRVVVLGGTSGIGLATAALVARDGAEVVVVSSSQEKVAKALSSLPAGAGGEVADLREPSQVAALFERVGSFDHLAYTAGEPLPLTRMDALDLRQAQDFFAVRYFGALSAVSAAMPFLRPGGSVTLTSGTAGHRPVPGWALAASVCGAVEALVRALALELAPIRVNAVTAGVVRSPLWSDMDEGAREQWYEQTAATLPLGRIAEVEDVAEAYAYLMRQRHATGTVVMVEGGTLLV